A single region of the Triplophysa rosa unplaced genomic scaffold, Trosa_1v2 scaffold1047, whole genome shotgun sequence genome encodes:
- the LOC130549352 gene encoding delphilin-like translates to MRNCSHDKVVSMLQGSGAMPTLVVEEGPVDYPLSDSEPEDTPTVPRSRSPALSSLQWVAEILPPSIRVHGRTFSQQLDHLLTLQERYTICKALETFFQH, encoded by the coding sequence GAACTGTTCCCATGACAAGGTGGTGTCCATGCTGCAGGGCAGTGGTGCCATGCCCACTCTAGTGGTGGAGGAGGGTCCGGTAGATTATCCTCTGTCAGATTCAGAACCAGAGGACACGCCCACAGTTCCTCGATCACGGTCTCCGGCCCTCAGCTCGCTGCAGTGGGTGGCTGAGATCCTGCCCCCCAGCATCCGGGTGCATGGCCGTACCTTCAGCCAACAACTTGATCACCTCCTCACCCTACAAGAAAGATACACCATCTGCAAAGCACTGGAGACCTTCTTCCAGCACAG